The stretch of DNA aatgtcACCACTACCTAAACTACATGTCACATTAATGACGTCATCACAGAAGCACGCCACATTAAAGGACTGACAAAAAGGACTGGACTCCATAAGGGTAGGTACGATCTGTCCTTCCAAATTCTCagtataaataacaatttttaaGTCTGAGAAAACTCTCTGGTCTCTAGACTctcttattatttacaaacttctaaaatactCTACTAACTTTGGTATCGGAGACTCTCCGGCCTcaaggccaccctctcccaactgctttcttttttgttttcgcAGGTCCAACTTTAAAGACTTAAGTTGCTGGAATCTGATCCAAATGTGTAagaaacatgacgttaacacaTTTAATGTTGataagatatattattattaaaaaagagtattcatttaaataactataataatatgataatttataatgatataaaataatataagtgTGTTATTATTCTAAGATCAATACACCACACACTGTTTGGGTAGTGTgctatgaaataatttattgtacAAATATCACATCATCCATACTTGGTGGCTCTCATTTACCTTTCAAATGCTGGCTGTCTTACCAAACGAGCACCAAAGGGATAAGAAGCCTTATATATGGGTTTTGACGTTTCAAATCAGTATATTCTCAAATGAAtatggatgttgagttgagttgaattgagttctttatgaatagtaataaattgaaTAGGTAGCGTGAGTTATATAGGacctatttaaaatgaatttagatgaatttaaatgttaATATGAGGTTAATACTagttatgagaaattgaaaaaatttgtagatcctacatataaagatatgttaaattgaaaaatattgtggatactatatataaaaaagttttaaattaagattaatttaataatttaaaaattaaatatttaaatattatattcaatttaaaattaaactaaactaAATTATCTCAACTAAATCTTACAGCCAAACCGACCTAAAAGTCGCCCGCGATCAAAGCATTATTTTCCGTGCTAATTCGAACGGCCGAACAATTATCAAGTCCAAATCATCTGAAAGCGTCAAACCGACGAAActcttcaaataataataaaaaaaaaaaagtagaaaaaaatcCTGCTAAACtctaataagataagataaaccAGCTGTTCCTTTACACTTTCTGAATACGAAGACCTAAACCATTGTCATATACATCTACATATATAGTGACTCTGTAACATACATGACGTGTCTATTTTAGATTCCGAATGAATAACGATGAGCTTGGAAACCGAGATAGAAACGGTAGGGCCCAAGAAGCAATGATCCTAAGGGCGGGGAACTGCACGTGAAAGAAAAGACTCGAAGTTTAAACAAAGAGGCGTCACAGAGATGCAGAGAGACTCCGTTTGTCATGTTGAAATTTCTGTTGTAAACCATAATTTTGGGATACATGATACATGTGGAGTGATTCGCGTTTGGTATTTTATACTTGGAACCTGAAGTACTTTGAGCAGTTCTAATAGAGGGTGTTTGTTGATCGCCTTCAAAGAACAATGTCCCGTTGCATGCCATTCCCTCCACCGGGGTACCTGTGGAACGGTGTGGAGGGCGAGGCCCTTATAGAACTAATTAAGGTTTGTTTGGGAAGTTTGTGCTCTATCGCTACTGATTTTTCATTTCAGACTCATGAGCTTAATGGCCATTAATATCGTGAAAGTATGTGAAATTTGTTGAATAGTAGTTATGTGGGAATATCTTCAATGAAGGGAGGTATAGGGTTCATACTCTTCGCATGTATACCTTTGGATGAGACCATGTTAAGAGTGTTGGAGTGgtaaaaaatgaatgatttgtttAGTTTAAATCATTTAGGCTTAATATTTAGGTTAAGATGATGCAGACTGCAGAGGTTTCACACCTGAGGTCAAGATTGTCTCATTTGGAGACTTCCCAATTGTTTATCTCTAAGATTGTCTCATTTGGAGACTTCCCAATTGTTTATCTCTCATAActgcttttttcttttgtctatTTGGGTAGCTCATCTCAAAAtgatggctttttttttttttttacctgaaGCTCAACAGAGAAAGGGTAGAGGCGgagaaggaaaggaagaaggagaagaggaggagggagaaagagaggaagaaaagaagggaAGATGATGAGATTATAGAAGAAATGCAGAGTCAGAAAAGTAGGCACAAGGATGACAGGAACAAGAGAAGTCGGGAGAAAAGTGACAATCAAAGGAAAAGGAAACATGAAACCGAAGCGTTGGAGAACGGCAGTTTTAGGGAAGAGCTCGAGCAGCCCATGATTTCTTACAGCTCATATGACTCTTCTGACAATAGCCAAAACAGTGAGAGGGAAAAGAACAGATGGTCTGCCAATGGCTACCGTAACCATGGTATGCGTGTTTGCATTTGTCCTCCTTGGAAGTTAATTCGCTACTCTGGTTTACCATCTTTGCTCAGTTACTTGCatattgtctttttattttttatcaaaaaataaaattgcaggATTCATCGTTCATTTCGATTTTCAATGGCAAAAGCATAAAGATCGAGCAGCACAATCCGTCAAACCATTTTGTGCTGATCCTACGTGGATGGATATACTTGTACAAGAGGAGTTCGAAATGGATTTTAGAACCAGAAAAGATCAACTTTGTTCTACTTCTCGTATGTCCACAACATTTGCCCAGAAAATGGCTTCTAGTTCTATCAGAAAGAGGTGCCAACCGCCTCCTCAAATGGAGGTTGTTACTGATCATGAGAAGGCTGAAAGTGCACTGCAGGTAGAATCACAATATAGAGCATTGATTGTGAATTGGGTTCCCCCTCCCTTACAGACTGACCACCATAAGTTTGATGATCAAGAGTGGCTCTTTCAGAGAACGCAGCCTAGAAGTGACATGACTCGAGAAAATAATGCTAGCTAGCAATGACTTCTGTCATGGAAGCTACGTCCTATACCCTTAATCTCATAGTTTGCCCTCGTATGGCGTGTAGCTTTGCCTCATTTAACACATTTCTGAAACTGTAAATGGAAGTATCTGACCATGAGTGtgtaagatatttttttcctgtG from Juglans microcarpa x Juglans regia isolate MS1-56 chromosome 3S, Jm3101_v1.0, whole genome shotgun sequence encodes:
- the LOC121258809 gene encoding pre-rRNA-processing protein ESF1-like, which gives rise to MSRCMPFPPPGYLWNGVEGEALIELIKLNRERVEAEKERKKEKRRREKERKKRREDDEIIEEMQSQKSRHKDDRNKRSREKSDNQRKRKHETEALENGSFREELEQPMISYSSYDSSDNSQNSEREKNRWSANGYRNHGFIVHFDFQWQKHKDRAAQSVKPFCADPTWMDILVQEEFEMDFRTRKDQLCSTSRMSTTFAQKMASSSIRKRCQPPPQMEVVTDHEKAESALQVESQYRALIVNWVPPPLQTDHHKFDDQEWLFQRTQPRSDMTRENNAS